The Apium graveolens cultivar Ventura chromosome 6, ASM990537v1, whole genome shotgun sequence genome contains a region encoding:
- the LOC141665823 gene encoding uncharacterized protein LOC141665823, producing the protein MNPWNVAHRTEKTKDSRSIDSQTTSSSPREPHPMTAILDPRKKTRAKREPQPEPEMMPLNRSWVNILWEVKDKPFYYPQKPLLVPPENRARDKHCGYHEDHGHTTENCFSLKMFIEDQIKKGNMNRYLQRKLNDKDKAPGNGKNVVNIGFGGTTSPIRSPDMDNDVMMIQPFKDDSIYFSYMDYEGLDPDHNQALMVTLDVADNEVKRILVDNGSFANIVFEHTLKRMKLRRLRMVSCLEDPLYGFGNSMIPIRRVIYLHITFGTAPQQISYIMKLYVISAASSYNMILGRPTITKLRAIPSIIHFHPGE; encoded by the coding sequence ATGAATCCCTGGAACGTTGCTCATCGTACAGAAAAGACAAAAGATTCAAGGTCGATAGATAGTCAAACTACATCCAGCAGTCCCAGGGAACCCCACCCCATGACAGCTATTCTGGACCCCAGAAAAAAAACAAGAGCTAAAAGAGAGCCCCAGCCAGAGCCGGAGATGATGCCCCTCAACAGATCCTGGGTCAACATCTTGTGGGAAGTCAAAGATAAACCCTTTTATTATCCCCAAAAACCCTTACTTGTGCCACCCGAGAACAGGGCACGGGATAAGCATTGTGGATACCATGAAGATCACGGCCATACGACTGAGAATTGTTTCTCCTTGAAAATGTTCATCGAGGATCAAATCAAAAAGGGGAACATGAACCGGTATCTTCAGAGAAAATTGAATGACAAAGACAAAGCCCCGGGCAATGGCAAGAATGTGGTCAATATCGGTTTTGGTGGGACAACCTCACCAATACGGAGCCCAGACATGGATAATGATGTAATGATGATCCAGCCCTTCAAAGATGATTCAATATACTTCTCATATATGGACTATGAAGGATTGGATCCGGACCATAACCAGGCTTTAATGGTGACTCTAGATGTAGCAGATAATGAGGTAAAAAGAATTTTAGTTGATAATGGTTCTTTTGCTAATATCGTTTTCGAGCACACACTCAAAAGGATGAAGCTCAGACGCTTGCGAATGGTTTCCTGCCTCGAAGACCCGCTTTATGGGTTCGGAAACTCAATGATACCAATCCGGAGAGTCATTTATCTCCACATAACTTTTGGGACTGCACCTCAGCAGATTTCCTATATCATGAAATTATATGTGATAAGCGCGGCGTCATCATACAACATGATCCTCGGCAGGCCCACAATAACCAAGCTCCGGGCCATCCCATCGATAATTCATTTCCACCCGGGGGAATAG
- the LOC141666928 gene encoding eukaryotic translation initiation factor 4B3 yields the protein MAATVTSPWGNKPKSWALDAEEHEQELIQQHKSEDVAEVAAPLSDFPSLAAVATTKAKKKKPQTMKLAEFSTYDATKFRENKDVDVMNLPKGPRERSAEELEMNKGFRSWGSERSDRGSRDEPRRGGGFRDRESKEFTVSRADETDNWGAKKGSGGGGGGGFERGERREKGGFFENSQSKADESDNWGANKSYVPSERKYERQKVGFESSGGADSDNWGKKKEEEGRKFGAFDSLRERRGGGFERDESWGKKREDVGGVRPKLNLQPRKVPIGEEVQNGGVVKPKGSNPFGNARPREEVLKEKGQDWKEVDEKLESLKLKEKEAAGLSDGPSFGKRSFGSGNGLSGGNGERSERSWRKPVVVDVRPQSAENTDRGENGHAEEAETSNTENCA from the coding sequence ATGGCTGCAACAGTGACTAGTCCTTGGGGAAACAAGCCCAAATCCTGGGCTTTAGACGCCGAGGAACACGAACAAGAGCTAATTCAACAACATAAGTCCGAAGATGTCGCCGAAGTGGCGGCGCCGCTATCTGATTTCCCATCGTTGGCGGCGGTGGCGACGACGAAGGCGAAGAAGAAGAAGCCACAGACGATGAAGTTGGCGGAGTTTTCGACTTACGATGCGACGAAGTTTCGGGAGAATAAAGATGTGGATGTGATGAATTTACCAAAAGGCCCTCGAGAGAGGAGTGCTGAGGAATTGGAGATGAATAAAGGGTTTAGATCTTGGGGTAGTGAGAGAAGTGATAGGGGTTCGAGAGATGAGCCGAGACGAGGCGGCGGCTTTCGAGATAGGGAGAGTAAGGAGTTTACGGTTTCGAGAGCGGATGAAACGGATAATTGGGGTGCTAAGAAAGGgagtggtggtggtggtggtggtgggtTTGAGAGGGGTGAGAGGAGAGAGAAGGGAGGGTTTTTCGAGAATTCGCAGAGTAAGGCGGATGAATCGGATAATTGGGGGGCGAATAAGAGTTATGTCCCGTCCGAGAGGAAGTATGAGAGGCAGAAAGTTGGGTTTGAGTCGAGTGGAGGCGCTGATTCGGATAATTGGGGGAAGAAAAAGGAAGAGGAGGGGAGAAAGTTTGGGGCTTTCGATAGTTTGAGGGAGAGGAGAGGGGGTGGGTTTGAGAGGGACGAGAGTTGGGGGAAGAAGAGGGAGGACGTGGGCGGAGTGAGGCCTAAGCTTAATTTGCAGCCACGGAAGGTGCCGATTGGCGAGGAGGTGCAGAATGGGGGCGTGGTTAAGCCGAAGGGGTCGAATCCGTTTGGCAATGCGAGGCCTAGGGAGGAGGTTTTGAAGGAAAAGGGTCAGGATTGGAAGGAGGTCGATGAAAAGTTGGAGTCTTTGAAGTTGAAGGAGAAAGAAGCGGCAGGGTTAAGTGATGGACCGAGTTTTGGGAAGAGAAGTTTCGGTAGTGGGAATGGGCTGAGTGGCGGGAATGGTGAAAGGTCTGAGAGGAGCTGGAGGAAGCCTGTTGTTGTGGATGTTCGTCCACAGAG